Genomic DNA from Nocardioides aquaticus:
ACTTCGCGGGGGGCGTCAACGCCACCATGGTGGTCGTCGGGGTCTCCCGGCACGGCCGGCTGCGGCGGTTGTTCGCCGGGACGACCGGCGACCGCGTCGCCCAGCTCGCCGGCACCATCGACGTGCACCTCGTCACCCACGAGCAGAGCGCGCGCACCGGCCGGCCGCGGTCGTACCTCTCCCCGTTGAGCCGGCAGCGACAGGTCCTCGGCCTGGCGCTGGCCGTGGTCCTGCCGATCCTGCTCACCCTGGTCCTCCAGGCCTCCCACGACGAGGACCAGCTGCCGCTCGACCTGCTGCTGTTCCTCGCCCTGACCGTGCTGGTGGCGCTGGTCGGCGGCCTGGTCCCCGCCCTGTTGGCGGCGGTGGGCGGCTTCGTGCTGATGAACTGGTTCTTCACCCCGCCGGTGAACACGATCACCATCGCCGACCCGCAGAACCTCGTCGCGCTGCTCGTCTTCGTCGCGGTCGCCGTGGGGGTGGCCACGGTGGTCGACCGGGCGTCGCGACGCTCCGCCGAGGCCGTCCGGGCCCGTACGGAGGCCGCCACCGTCGGCGCGCTCTCCCGCTCGGTGCTCACCGGGCAGGACACCGCCGAGGCGATCGTGCAGCGGCTGCGCGAGACCTTCGGGCAGGACGCCGTCTCGCTGCTCGAGCGCACCGGCGTGGGGTGGCAGGTCGTGGCCTCGACCGGGGGCCCGTGCGCGTCCGCGCCCGAGGAGGGCGACACCCGGGTCGACGTCGACGAGGACCACCTGCTGGTGCTCTGCGGCGAGCCGCTGCGGGCCAGCGACCGGCGGGTGCTGGAGGCGTTCGCGGTGCAGACCGGCCTGGTGCTCGAGTACCGCCGCTTGCGAGGCCGGGAGGAGCGCGCGGCCGTGCTGGAGCGGGCCGACGCCACCAGCACGGCCCTGCTCCGCGCGGTCTCCCACGACCTGCGCACCCCGCTGGCGACCATGCGTACCGCCGTCGACGGCCTGGTCTCGGGCACCCTGGGGGAGACCGACCGTGCCGAGCTGGTCGGCGCGGTCGACTCCTCGACCGAGCAGCTGGAGCGGCTGATCGACAACCTGCTCGACCTGTCCCGGCTCCAGTCGGGTCTGGTCCGGCCCCGGCTGGCCGACCGCAGCCTTGACGAGGTGCTCCCGCTCGCCGTCTCGGGCCATCCCCCCGGCCGGGTCCGGCTCGAGGTGGACGAGGGGGTGCCGTTCGTCCGCACCGACGCCGGCCTGCTGGAACGCGTCGTGGCGAACCTGGTCGGCAACGCCGTCCGGCACTCGTCCGGGACGCCGGTCCGCGTGCTCGCCCACGTGCTGCCGGGCACCGTCGAGGTGCTGGTCGTCGACCGCGGCCCCGGGGTGCCGGCCGCCCAGCAGGAGCGGATGTTCGAGCCGTTCCAGCGTCTCGACGACACCTCGCCCGGCGGGCTCGGGCTCGGGCTCGCCGTCGCGCGCGGGCTCACCGAGGCCGTCGGCGGCACCCTGGCCGGCGAGGACACCCCCGGCGGGGGACTGACCATGGTCCTGTCGCTGCCCCGGGTGGGGGCGAGCGCGTGAGCGCGAAGGTGCTGGTCGTCGACGACGAGCCCGCCCTGGCCCGCGCGCTCGCCATCAACCTGCGCACCCACGGGTGGGAGGTCGTCCTCGCCGGCGACGGGCGGAGCGCGCTCGAGGCGGCCTCGACCCACCACCCCGACGTGGTGCTGCTCGACCTCGGCCTGCCCGACATGGACGGCACCGAGGTGATCGCCGGTCTGCGGGGCTGGTCGAAGGTGCCGATCGTCGTGCTGTCCGCGCGCCAGCACGGCGAGGACAAGGTCGAGGCCCTCGACCTCGGGGCCGACGACTACATCACCAAGCCGTTCGCGATGAACGAGCTGCTCGCCCGGCTGCGGGCCGCGCTCCGCCGCGGCGCCACCTCCGAGCCCGAGCAGACCAGGGTGGAGGTCGGGGCGCTGGTGGTCGACCTCGCCCGGAAGAAGGTCAGCCGTCGGGGTGAGGACGTCCGGCTCACCCCGACCGAGTGGGCGTTCCTGGAGCTGCTGGCCCGCCACGTCGGGCGCCTGGTGACGCGGGAGCAGGTCCTGCGCGAGGTGTGGGGGCCGGGCTACGAGGACGAGACGGGCTACCTGCGGGTCTACGCCGCCCAGCTGCGCCGCAAGCTCGAGGACGACCCGGCGCACCCCCGCCACCTCGTGACGTCGCCGGGGCTGGGTTACACGCTGGAGCCCTGACGTCAGGGATCCGTGAGGATCCCGGGCCGGTCCGTTCGGGTCCCGTCAGCGACGGCCCCGCGGCCCCCGCCCGGGGGCAGCATCGTGCGGGTGAACACCTCCGCCGACCTGAGCCACCTGCTGAGCAGCACCACCGACGCCTTCGGCACCAGCCTGCACGCCCTGCTCGACGCCGACCGGCACCAGGCCCGCCAGGTGCTCCGGGCCTCGCTGGACCGGCGCACGCTGGCCGCCGAGACCGCCCGGGCCTGCCGCGCCCACGCCTGGGTGCCCGCACCCCAGCTCCACGGGGAGCTCCGCTACGTCGCGGACATCGCCCGGGTCGGGGCGCTCTGCGACGACCTGGCCCGCGCGATCGTCGGCAGCGACGCCGTACGCCTCCTGCCGACCCAGCGGATGGAGGCCGCGGTCCTCCTCGACGCCGGAGGGCAGCGGCTCCGCCAGCTGGCCGACGGGGCGGCGGGATCGGCGTCGTGCCACGGCTACCGCCGCTGCGGCAGCGCCCTGGCCGAGGTCGCCGACCGCGGTGGCCGCGACCGGTCCACCACCATGGTGCTCTGCGGGGCGCTCGCGGTGGTGCTGCTGCAGGCGTCGCGGCACGCCTGCCGGTAGGGCTGCGTCCTCGGCTGAGGGCGGCTCAGTGGTCGGGTCGGAGGTCCCGTACGGCGTGGTCGCCGCGGGGCAGCACCACGCAGAAGGTCGACCCGGCGCCCGGGGTGCTGTCGACCTCCAGCCGACCGCCGTGCGCGACCACGATCGACCGGGCGATGCCCAGGCCCAGCCCGACGCCGGGTGCGACCCGCTCGCGGGCGTGGTCGGCGCGGAAGAACGGCTCGAAGAGCCGCTCGAGGTCGTCCGGCGCGATCCCGATCCCGGTGTCGGTCACGCTCAGCGTCACCTCGTCCTCGTCGGCCTCGACGGTGACGTCGACGCTCCCGCCCGGGTCGGTGTACTTGACGGCGTTCGAGACCAGGTTGTCGAGCACCTGGTGGACGCGGTGGACGTCGACCACGGCCCGGACGCAGTCGTCCGCGTGCGCCACGACGGCGATCTGCGCGGCGCGCGCCTCGGCGGAGCCGGTGGCCACCACGTCGCGGACCAGGGCGGCGACGTCGGTGGGGGCGCGGAGCAGCTCGAGGGTGCCCAGTCCCCGAGCGGCGGGGTCGAGCAGGTCCGAGACGAGGTACTGCAGCCGGGTGGCGTTGCGCTGGGCGACCCGCAGCTGCCGGGTGGCCGCCTCGGACAGCCCGGGGTCGTCGAGCACCAGCTCCAGGTGGCCGAGCACGCTGGTCAGCGGCGTGCGCAGCTCGTGGGAGACCGAGCTCTCGAAGACCTCCCGGGCCTGCAGGGCGGTGACCAGGTCGGTGACGTCGCTGAAGGCCAGGGCGGCGCCGACGGCCTCGCCGGCGGCGTCACGCACGGTCCGCGCGGAGACCGAGAGCGCGCGGCGGCTGGCCCGGTCGGGGCCGACCCAGACCCGGTCGTCGTCGAACTCCTCGCCGCACACGGCCCGCATCGTCGGCATCTGGTCCACGGTCAGCGGCGTGGTGCCGTCGGCGGCGTAGAAGTGCCCGTTGTGCCCGGTGCTGCTGAGGAGGCCGTCGGGGTCGGCCATCGCCAGGATCGCGAGCTGGCGTCGGTTGACGCGCTCGGCACCCCCGTCGCGGTCGACGAGGACCAGGCCGACGTCGACGGTGTCCAGGACGGCCTGCGACAGGGAGCGCTCGCGCTCGACGGCCGCCATCGCCTGGGCTAGCCGCTCGCGGTCCTGGCGCTGCGTGGTCACGTCGAGCACCTGGCTGATGAAGTGCAACGGGGTGCCGTCGCTCGCGCGCATCAGCGCGACCGACAGGTCGCCCCACACCACGCTCCCGTCGGCGTGCAGGTAGCGCTTGACCAGGCGGTACGAGGTCCGCTCACCGCGCAGCGCCTGCTCGAACAGTGCGACGTCCTCCCCGAGGTCGTCGGGGTGGGTGAGCTCCTGGAAGGTCAGTCCACGCACCTCGGCCTGGGTGTAGCCGATCATCTCGGCGAAGGCGCGGTTCGGCATCACCAGGTCGCCCTCCAGGTTCACCAGGCACATGCCGACCGGCGAGTGCTCCACCGTCAGCTGCCACAGCGCGTGGTCGCCCTCGCGGACGTCGCGCGGGCTGTCCTGGTCGGCCCGCAGACGACCGAGCCGCGCCGCGTCGAGCGCGGTCGGGTCGGGGGTCCGCCGGCGGTCCATTCCTGGAGGATGGCACCGATCGGTCCGCCGCGCGCCACCCGGACAGCGTGACCCCGAGCGTGATCCCGAGCGTGTCCCGGGGCGGACCGCCGCTCTGGCAGAGTCCTCCCGTGAGCAGCCACGACCCCCGCCCCGTCCGCGCCGACGGCATCCTCGTCACCGTCGCCCCGACCGGCGCCGAGACCGCCAAGGCCGACTGCCCGGCGCTGCCGACCACGCTCGAGGAGCTGGTCGTCGCCGCGCAGGAGTCCCAGGCCGCGGGGGCGGCGATGGTGCACGTGCACATCCGCGACGACGACCATGCCCCCTCGCTGGACGCGACCCGGCTGCGCGACACCGTGCAGGCGCTGCACGAGCAGACCGACCTGGTCGTCCAGCTCTCCACCGGTGGCTCGGTGCACGACCCGCTGGAGCAGCGGCTGAAGGTGCTCGACGCGGAGCCGGACTCCTGCAGCCTGACCCTCGGCACGGTCAACTTCGGCGACGACGTCTTCCTCAACCCGTGGCCGTTCGTGACCGAGCTCTACCAGCTGGCCCAGGAGCGGGGCGTGCTGCCGGAGTTCGAGATCTTCGACCTCGGCCAGGTCGCCACGCTGCGCCGCCTGCTGGACACCTACGGCCCTCCGCCCGCCGGCGCGGTGCACTGCGACTTCGTGATGGGGGTGCCCGGCGGGATGCCCGGCACCGCCCCCGCGCTGGTGGCCGCCCACGCCGCGCTCCCGCCCGAGGTCACCTCCTGGTCGGCGACCGGCGTCGGACGCACCGCGCTGCCGGTCGCGCTGACCACCCTGGCGATGGGCGGGCACCTGCGCGTCGGCATGGAGGACACCCTGACCCTGCGACGCGGGGTGCCGGTGGAGTCGAACGCCCAGCTGGTCGAGCGGGCCGTACGCCTGGCCGGCGAGGCGGGGCGCACGCCGTACGACGTCGACGAGGCGCGGACGCTGCTGCGGCTGCCGGCCCGGACCCGCTGACCCGCGGGCGTCAGCGCCCGGCGTTCCAGATGGCCGTGACCTGCGCCTGCGACAGGACGCTGGTGTGGACCGAGGCCCAGGCCAGGCTGCCCTGGTAGTACTCGCTGGTGGGGGCCTGGGGCCAGGTCGTCAGGTTGTCCCAGCCGATCCGCCACTGCCCGGTGAAGTTCTCGGCGGCGCTCACCGAGGTGTCGCTGTCGACCAGGACGCCGTCGACGTAGAGGCGCAGGCCGGTGCCGGGGGACAGGGTGCCGACCGCGTAGTGCCAGGTGTTGTTGTTCAGCCCGGTGCTCGACTCCACGGTCCTGATCGCGTTCGGGTAGACGCCGAAGACGACCCTGCCGGTGTTGGTCAGGTAGAGGTGCCGGTCGTAGCTGCCGGACTCGTCGGTCCCCGTGCCGTTGCCGAACCCGATCAGTCGGCCTCCCCGGGTGCTGGAGGTCTTGAACCAGATCCCGGCGCTGAACGTGCCCGGTCCGGCGACGGTGCCGGAGGGCCCGCTCAGGAACGCCCGGCCCGTGCTCGAGGTGAGTGGGGTGTTGATGCTGACGCCGGTCCCGGCGTCGCGGTCGCAGGGCCCGTCCTGGCGGTAGCTGATCGGGCTGTTGCGGTAGGTGCCGGGCCGGGCGGGGGTCGACGTGTCGGCCACGGTGCCCCCGGAGGCCTCGTTCATCGGGTAGACGAAGTACGGGGTGCCGACGGTCGTGGTGCTCTGGCAGGTGGCGGTGCTGCCGAAGACGGCGCTGGCGGCGGTGTTGGTCCGGTTGGTCACCGACGTGGTGAAGCCGCCGAACGTGCTGGGCGAGGCCACGGCGGCCACGACGGCCAGGAGGATCGCGGCGACGGCGAGCAGGACCGTACGCCGGTCGCCGGCGCGGGCTCGGACGCTCACGCGGCCGCCGCCGGCTCGAAGGCCGGCTCGGGCTCGTGCGGCACGAGACCGACCGCGAGGGTCCAGAGCAGCGGGAGCAGGCAGAACAGGACCAGCGCCACCCACCAGCCGAAGGACAGGTCGAGCCGGGTGAGGACGTCGTACGCCCCGGTGTCGGCGCCGGTGGTCAGGTGCAGCGTGCCGACCTGGCCGTCGACCAGGGGGACCGAGGCCGGGCCGTCGGGCTCGAAGGCCTCGATCGGGAGCAGCCCGGTCGAGACGACGTCGAGCAGGACACCGCGCGAGCCGTCGGTCGGCGCGGCTTGCGTCATCCGCTCGAGGCCGACCCACGGTTTGAGCACGAACGTGGTGACCGCCAGGGACAGCGAGACCCCGACGACGCGCCAGGAGTAGCGGCGGGGGACTGCCACACGGATGGTCAGCAGCCACACGACGGCCAGCCCGACGAAGAACAGCGGCAGGCCCTGGATCGCCCAGCCGAGGCCGGGGGCCGAGAAGGACACCCCGCCGACGAGGTCGTCGGCGCCGACCACCCAGGGGTCGACGGCGGCGTTGATGTCGCCCCGGGTCCGCAGGCCGGCGTCGGTGACCCGCGCGACGCGGTGGGTGTAGACCACCCCGGACTCCGGGTTGCGGAAGGTGATCACGTCGCCGTCCGCGACCGCGCCGAGCTCGGTCGGCGTCGTCAGGACCAGGGAGCCGACCGGGAGGCTCTGCCCCATCGAGGGCGTCTCCACGATGAACCAGCGGCCCCCGTCGAGGCGGAACAGCACGGCGGCCACGACCGCCGAGAGCACCAGGAGCGCGCCGAGGCCGAGCGCGGTGCGGCGCAGGGTCCTCGTCGTGGTGCTGCTCATGGGGGCTCCGTGCTGTGCGGGGGGGTGGGGGGTCGAGGTGGTGCGGGGGCTCCGAGCCTAGGAGGGGAAGGCCCGGAGCGGGGCTGATTACTGGTTGAAGGTCCAGGTCAGCGGCTGCGAGACCTGCTGGCCCTGGATCGCGGTGGTCGCGGCGGCGGGCAGGGTCACCTTGAAGGTGTACGCCTGGTTGGCGGCCACGGCGATCGGCTCGATGGCTGCGGTGGCCGCGAAGGCGGACATGGAGCCGTTGTAGTAGGGCGTGCCGGTGGCGGTGGCGCCCTTGTAGACGGCGACCTGGAGGACCGAGCAGAGGTTGCCGGCGGTGGTGTTCGGCGTGCTCGGGGTCGTCGCGCCGGTGGCGCCCGTGGTCGTCGCGACGCAGGTGCCGGGGGCCAGGGTGGCGGAGCCGACGGCCACGGAGCCGGTGTTGTTGAAGGTCACCGTGGTGGTGTTCGAGGAGCCGGGGGCCAGCGGGGTGCCGGTGCCGCCGTACTTGTTGATCGTCGTGCAGTTGGCGGTGCTGTCGTAGCTGAGGCAGGTGGCGCCGCCGGAGGTCTCGGACACGGCCAGCGCGGCCGACGAGGCGGTGTTGGTCGCGTTGGTGATGGTGGCGGTGAAGCCCGACAGCGAGGCGCCGAGCGAGGCGGCCAGGACGACGGAGCCGGCGAGGCCGGTGGCGACGGCGGCGCCGGTCAGGCGACGGCGGCGGGGGGCGGTGGCGCGGGGGGCGGTGGAGGTCATCGGTGGTGCCTTTCGAGAAGCAGGAGAGGGAGGGGGAGGAGCTGGTGCGTTGGGATGATTGAACAGTCCACGACCCCCCTCGTACGCAGGGTAAAAAGGATCGGGACCTCTGGCCCGCCGGTTCCGGGACTCGGCCTGCCAGGCCGCTGACCTGCGGATACTCTGATTCCTCCCGACCGACCCGGGACCTTTGTCAGAACGAGGACAGGTCCCGGGACACGCTCCGGGGACCGCTCCCGGAGCCGACTTGTCTAGCCCGCTGGCCTCGATGGGGCGCTCCCTCAAGGCCGGGGTGCCGCGTGCCGATCACCTCTGAGCGTGAGCGGACCCCCCGCCGCTCACCTCGGAGCGAGGAGCTGGCGATGACGACGGCGATGGCGACGGCAGGCGCGACGGTGGTCCGGACGACGGCGGTTCGGGCGACGGCGGCTCGGACCCGGTCCGGCCGCAGGGACACCCTCGCCGCGATGCTGCTGGTCGCGGTCGGCCGCGCGCTGGCCCTCGTGCTCCTCCTCGTGGTCGCCGCGACCGCCGCGCACGGCCCGCTCCCCGGCCTGTCGCTGGTCCCGGCCTCGGACGGGTCCGCTGTCCTAGACCACGCAGACCGCCCCGTGACCCATCCGGTCCTCGTACGTTGAGGCTCGTGGTCGACGCGACCACCGGCGCCGTCACCGACCAGACCGACGAGCCGCTGCCCGATCTCGAGGACGCCCCTGGCCCACCTGGCCGCGGGGGCGTGAGCAGGCCCCGCACGCCCGAGGACACCACCGCATGCCTGGCGCTCCACGCGAGCCTGACGACAACAGCACACACCACCCGGACCCGGACTCCGACGCGACCCCGGACGACGACGGCGAGGACGATCTCGACCGGCACGACGTCCCGATGCTGGGGGGCGCCGGGCCGATCCTGGCGATCCTGGCGATGGCGCTGCTCGCGTTGCTCGCGGTGCAGCTGAGCGGCACCCGCTGACCGGCCGGCTCGCGGGTCGTGTGCCCGACGACCCGCTGTGGGCCGTTGTCAGGCACACGACCCCGGGTCGGTCAGCCCCGTCCGGGGTCGGCGTCAGAGGCGCGGTCGCGCCGCACCCGCAGCACCACCGCGGCCGCGGACACCAGGCCCAGGCCGACCAGGGTCCAGACCACCCAGACTGGGACGCCGGCGTCGGTCTCGGTCATCTCGGCGAGGGTCTGCGCCTCCCCGGGGGCGGCCAGCTCGGCGTCGGCGCAGGGACCGGGGTCGGCCTGCTCGCCACCGGGCAGCACCTCGAAGGCGAACCGGCTGCCGAAGCGGTGGCCGTCGACGCCCGTCCCGGCGTAGTCGATGGTCCAGACGCCGTCGGTGAGCGGCTCGACCGCGGCGCAGACGTAGTCGGAGTCGACGACCTGCGCCTCCCCGACCGCAACCGGGTCGCCGGCCTCATCGGTCACGGCGACCGACAGGGGCGCGTCCCCGTCGACCTCGAGGAGGTCGAGCCGCAGCGTGGTGACACCCGGCGCGGTCTCGTCCCCGGGCCCCGGGGAGCCCCCGGTCAGGTCCCCGTGCGCCGACGCCGCCCCTCCGGAGGCCAGGACGAGAAGCAGAGCAGCGACCCCGGTCGCCCCGCACCGACGCTTCGTCACGAGAAGTCGGCGCACGCCAGCCGGTTGTCGGTCGCCTCGGCCGGGTGCACCACGATCGACGGCGCCCCGTCCTCGACCCGCTGGTCGTTGGTGACGGTGGCCATGCCGGTGCCCTGCTCGGTGGCGGTGAAGCCGAGGTGCACCTCGTTGGGCGGGAGGTCCCCACCGGCGGGGTCGAACTTGAAGTGGTCGCCACCGTCGCCGTCGGTGCAGGCGGCGTCGTGCAGGTGGGAGACGTACTCGACGCCCGGCTCGAGGCCGATCAGGCGGATGGTCACCGTGGTGCCGTCGTCGTCCTGCGCCAGGAACGCCTCGCCGGCGACCTCGTCGCTGCCCGGGGGAGCGGTGTCGAGGACGACGAACTCGCCCTCCTCGACGTCGCCGTCGACCTCGTCGGCCGGGGTGGCGTCGGGCTCGTTCATCGCCGACATGTCCATCCCGGCCATGTCCCCGCCCGAGCCACCGTCTGCGCTGTCCTCGGACCCTCCGCCACCGCAGGCGGTGAGGGTCAGCAGGAGCGAGGCCGCTACGACGGCGGCAGGACGGAAGCGGGTCTGCAGCATGCTCCTACGGTGCCAGGTTCTCGGTTGCCGTCGGCGCGGTGGTCGGGGACGTCCCGGGCGGGCGTGGCCCACCTCACCCCCCGACCTCGCCCCATCCCGCCTGAACCCGGTCTGAACCCGGTCTGACCCACCCCTACAGCCGCCCAGACCCCTGGCCGATGACTCCTGCGCCATCCCTGGACCCCACCTCCGGAACCCGCAGGAGACCCCATGCCCGCCTCGCCCGTCCGCCCCGCCACCCCCGGCGTCACTCCCGACGTCACCTGCGCCGACGCCGGCTGCGCGGGGTTCACCGCCTCCCGCCGGCGGGTGCTCGGCGGGCTCGCGCTCGGCGGGCTGACCACGATCACCGGGTCCACCGTGGTGACCATGAGCGGCGCGCCCGCACTGGCCGCCGAGGCGGACGACGACTCTGTCCTCGTGGTGCTGTCGCTGCGCGGTGCCAGCGACGGTCTCTCCCTGGTGGTGCCCCACGGCGACCCCGCCTACTACGCCGCCCGGCCCCGGATCGCCGTCCCCAGCGACCGGCTGGTCGCCAAGGACGGATTCTTCGGCCTGCACCCGTCCTTCACCCCGCTGCTGCCGATGTGGGAGGCCCGCGAGCTGGCCGCCGTGCACGCCACCGGTCTGCCGGTTGCCAACCGGTCGCACTTCGCGGCGATGGAGGAGCTCGAGGACGCGGCCCCCGGCTCGCCCGAGCGCTCCGGCTGGCTGAACCGGCTGCTCGGCGAGAGCGGGGAGTCCCGCGCGGTCGAGGGCGTCGCGGTCGGCGGCGGGGCCGCCCCGACGTCGCTCTTCGGCGAGGAGCCGATCCTCTCCTACCCGACCCTCGCCGGCGCGACGCTGGCCGGCGACAAGCCGTCGGACTCGCGGCGGACCCGGCGTACCGCCCTGGAGCGGATGTGGGCCTCCGACGGCAGCCGGATGGGCCGGGCCGTCCAGGGTGCGATGAGCGCCATCGAGGACCTCCGTGTCGGCGCGGCCCAGGCCAACAACGCAGCGAGCTACCCACGCAGCGACCTCGGGTCGGCGCTGGCCACCGTCGCGCAGACCCTGCGGGGCGACCTGGGGACGCGGCTGGTGACCGTCGACCACGGCTCCTGGGACATGCACTCCAACCTCGGGACGTTGGCCGGCGGGCGGCTGGTCGGGATGGCCGACACCCTCGCTGCCTCGCTCGCCGCGTTCTTCGACGACCTGGGCTCGGTGCGTGACCGGGTGACGGTGGTGACGATCAGCGAGTTCGGCCGCCGGGTCGCGGAGAACGCCAACTTGGGCCTGGACCACGGCTGGGGCAACGCGATGCTGGTGGCCGGAGCGGGGGTCAGCGGGGGCCGGTACCACGGTCGGTGGCCCGGTCTGCAGAACACCACGGACGCCGACCTGACGGTGACCACCGACTACCGCAGCGTGCTGGCCGAGATCGTGGCCGCCCGCTTCCCGGGCGCCTCCCTCCCGCAGGTCTTCCCGGGGTTCACCCGCGAACGGGTCGGCGTCATGACAGGTCAGTGACGGACCCGCGTCCGAGCAGACCGCGCCCCCGAGCCCTCCCGTCCGTCCCCCGCATCCCCCCGGAGCCCCCATGTCCGAGCCCCTCGTGACCGAGTCATCCGCGACCGAGCCGCCCACGCTGACCCGACGTTCGTCGCTGTCCCTGCTCGGCACCGCCGCCGCCGGCGTGGTCGGCGCGGGCCTGCTGCCGGCAGCTGGCGCCGGCGCGATGAACCCGGCCGCCCCGACGGCTGCCAGGCCCGTCGCCCGCCGACGGCGCCGCAAGGGTCGTCGTCCCCGGGACAGGGGCCTGCAGTACGAGTCGTACCTCGAGCCTGTCGATCCTCCGGTCACCAAGCCACCCACCCAGCCCGAGCCGGAGACGCCCACCGAGCCGGAGACGCCCGCCGAGCCGGAGACGCCCACCGAGCCGGAGACGCCCACCGAGCCCGAGACGCCCACCGAGCCCGAGACGCCCACCGAGCCCGAGACGCCCACCGAGCCCGAGACGCCCACCGAGCCCGAGACGCCCACCGAGCCCGAGACCTCAGGTCCGCGCGACGCGCTCGGCCT
This window encodes:
- a CDS encoding DUF4118 domain-containing protein; this translates as MNEEHRGRLTVYLGAAPGVGKTYAMLGEARRRRDRGTDVVIGYVETHGREQTASQVEGLEVVPRAVATYRGTTFTEMDTDAVIARAPAVVLVDELAHTNVPGSRHEKRAQDVEAIRAAGIDVITTVNIQHLESLNDEVERITGVRQRETVPDEVVRTADQIQLVDMAPDALRRRMAHGNVYKAENIDASLTSYFRVGNLTALRELALLWLADRVDDALSDYRRAHSISRTWPTKERIVVAVTGGAESETLIRRGARLAQRAAGSELVAVHVIATDGIATVEDRRIARAQQLVASLGGTFHSVVGEDVSQAVVDFAGGVNATMVVVGVSRHGRLRRLFAGTTGDRVAQLAGTIDVHLVTHEQSARTGRPRSYLSPLSRQRQVLGLALAVVLPILLTLVLQASHDEDQLPLDLLLFLALTVLVALVGGLVPALLAAVGGFVLMNWFFTPPVNTITIADPQNLVALLVFVAVAVGVATVVDRASRRSAEAVRARTEAATVGALSRSVLTGQDTAEAIVQRLRETFGQDAVSLLERTGVGWQVVASTGGPCASAPEEGDTRVDVDEDHLLVLCGEPLRASDRRVLEAFAVQTGLVLEYRRLRGREERAAVLERADATSTALLRAVSHDLRTPLATMRTAVDGLVSGTLGETDRAELVGAVDSSTEQLERLIDNLLDLSRLQSGLVRPRLADRSLDEVLPLAVSGHPPGRVRLEVDEGVPFVRTDAGLLERVVANLVGNAVRHSSGTPVRVLAHVLPGTVEVLVVDRGPGVPAAQQERMFEPFQRLDDTSPGGLGLGLAVARGLTEAVGGTLAGEDTPGGGLTMVLSLPRVGASA
- a CDS encoding response regulator transcription factor, which gives rise to MSAKVLVVDDEPALARALAINLRTHGWEVVLAGDGRSALEAASTHHPDVVLLDLGLPDMDGTEVIAGLRGWSKVPIVVLSARQHGEDKVEALDLGADDYITKPFAMNELLARLRAALRRGATSEPEQTRVEVGALVVDLARKKVSRRGEDVRLTPTEWAFLELLARHVGRLVTREQVLREVWGPGYEDETGYLRVYAAQLRRKLEDDPAHPRHLVTSPGLGYTLEP
- a CDS encoding sensor histidine kinase, producing the protein MDRRRTPDPTALDAARLGRLRADQDSPRDVREGDHALWQLTVEHSPVGMCLVNLEGDLVMPNRAFAEMIGYTQAEVRGLTFQELTHPDDLGEDVALFEQALRGERTSYRLVKRYLHADGSVVWGDLSVALMRASDGTPLHFISQVLDVTTQRQDRERLAQAMAAVERERSLSQAVLDTVDVGLVLVDRDGGAERVNRRQLAILAMADPDGLLSSTGHNGHFYAADGTTPLTVDQMPTMRAVCGEEFDDDRVWVGPDRASRRALSVSARTVRDAAGEAVGAALAFSDVTDLVTALQAREVFESSVSHELRTPLTSVLGHLELVLDDPGLSEAATRQLRVAQRNATRLQYLVSDLLDPAARGLGTLELLRAPTDVAALVRDVVATGSAEARAAQIAVVAHADDCVRAVVDVHRVHQVLDNLVSNAVKYTDPGGSVDVTVEADEDEVTLSVTDTGIGIAPDDLERLFEPFFRADHARERVAPGVGLGLGIARSIVVAHGGRLEVDSTPGAGSTFCVVLPRGDHAVRDLRPDH
- a CDS encoding 3-keto-5-aminohexanoate cleavage protein, with translation MSSHDPRPVRADGILVTVAPTGAETAKADCPALPTTLEELVVAAQESQAAGAAMVHVHIRDDDHAPSLDATRLRDTVQALHEQTDLVVQLSTGGSVHDPLEQRLKVLDAEPDSCSLTLGTVNFGDDVFLNPWPFVTELYQLAQERGVLPEFEIFDLGQVATLRRLLDTYGPPPAGAVHCDFVMGVPGGMPGTAPALVAAHAALPPEVTSWSATGVGRTALPVALTTLAMGGHLRVGMEDTLTLRRGVPVESNAQLVERAVRLAGEAGRTPYDVDEARTLLRLPARTR
- a CDS encoding LamG-like jellyroll fold domain-containing protein, which encodes MSVRARAGDRRTVLLAVAAILLAVVAAVASPSTFGGFTTSVTNRTNTAASAVFGSTATCQSTTTVGTPYFVYPMNEASGGTVADTSTPARPGTYRNSPISYRQDGPCDRDAGTGVSINTPLTSSTGRAFLSGPSGTVAGPGTFSAGIWFKTSSTRGGRLIGFGNGTGTDESGSYDRHLYLTNTGRVVFGVYPNAIRTVESSTGLNNNTWHYAVGTLSPGTGLRLYVDGVLVDSDTSVSAAENFTGQWRIGWDNLTTWPQAPTSEYYQGSLAWASVHTSVLSQAQVTAIWNAGR
- a CDS encoding copper resistance CopC family protein; this encodes MTKRRCGATGVAALLLVLASGGAASAHGDLTGGSPGPGDETAPGVTTLRLDLLEVDGDAPLSVAVTDEAGDPVAVGEAQVVDSDYVCAAVEPLTDGVWTIDYAGTGVDGHRFGSRFAFEVLPGGEQADPGPCADAELAAPGEAQTLAEMTETDAGVPVWVVWTLVGLGLVSAAAVVLRVRRDRASDADPGRG
- a CDS encoding DUF1501 domain-containing protein; the protein is MPASPVRPATPGVTPDVTCADAGCAGFTASRRRVLGGLALGGLTTITGSTVVTMSGAPALAAEADDDSVLVVLSLRGASDGLSLVVPHGDPAYYAARPRIAVPSDRLVAKDGFFGLHPSFTPLLPMWEARELAAVHATGLPVANRSHFAAMEELEDAAPGSPERSGWLNRLLGESGESRAVEGVAVGGGAAPTSLFGEEPILSYPTLAGATLAGDKPSDSRRTRRTALERMWASDGSRMGRAVQGAMSAIEDLRVGAAQANNAASYPRSDLGSALATVAQTLRGDLGTRLVTVDHGSWDMHSNLGTLAGGRLVGMADTLAASLAAFFDDLGSVRDRVTVVTISEFGRRVAENANLGLDHGWGNAMLVAGAGVSGGRYHGRWPGLQNTTDADLTVTTDYRSVLAEIVAARFPGASLPQVFPGFTRERVGVMTGQ